In a genomic window of Scyliorhinus torazame isolate Kashiwa2021f chromosome 5, sScyTor2.1, whole genome shotgun sequence:
- the LOC140422078 gene encoding uncharacterized protein — translation MEKPWKCEDCGKGFTAPHELARHQHSHTGERPFTCSQCEKGFTDFYSLRRHERVHTGERPFTCSDCGKGFTQLSNLQTHQRVHTGERPFTCSQCEKGFIDIGRLRRHERVHTGERPFTCSQCEKGFTNIGRLRRHERVHTGERPFICTVCDMGFTRLHHLQTHQRVHTGERPYICTVCDKGFTQLSSLQRHQRVHTGERPYICSVCDKGFTQLSGLRSHNVTHTKSRPFKCSDCRRGFKSSWLLMSHQRIHTEERPFSCSLCTKRFQTSSTLRRHQRVHTGKKPFTCSHCGEGFTLSSNMLRHQRVHK, via the coding sequence atggagaaaccatggaaatgtgaggattgtgggaagggattcacagccccacacgagctggcaaggcatcaacacagtcacactggagagaggccgttcacctgctctcagtgtgaaaagggattcactgactttTACAGCctacggagacacgaacgagttcacactggggagagaccgttcacctgctctgactgtgggaagggattcactcagttatccaacctgcagacacaccagcgagttcacactggagagaggcctttcacctgctcccagtgtgaaaagggattcattgacattggcagactgcggagacacgaacgagttcacactggagagagacctttcacctgctctcagtgtgaaaagggattcactaacattggcagactgcggagacacgaaagagttcataccggggagaggccattcatctgcactgtgtgtgatatgggattcactcggttacaccacctgcagacacaccagcgagttcacaccggggagaggccgtacatctgcactgtgtgtgataagggattcactcaattatccagcctgcagagacaccagcgagttcacacgggggagaggccgtacatctgctctgtgtgtgataagggattcactcaattatccggcctgcgtagccacaatgtcactcacaccaagagcaggccctttaaatgctctgactgcaggaggggtttcaaaagctcttggctactgatgtcccaccagcgcattcacactgaggagagaccgttcagctgctctctctgcacaaagaggtttcaaacatcatccacattgcggagacaccagcgagttcacactggaaagaagccattcacctgctctcactgtggggagggattcactctgtcgtccaacatgctgagacaccaaagggttcacaagtga